One window from the genome of [Mycobacterium] stephanolepidis encodes:
- a CDS encoding MMPL/RND family transporter: MRLVRRFAIPIVLAWLLLTVAVNLLVPPIESVARDHAVTMSPHDAPAMMAAKHIGEKYRESDSDSIAMIVLEGDKPLGESARHYYDNLVRALRADTGHVQHVQDVWGDPLTASGVQSRDGQAAYVQLNLAGDQGSTLGNKSVAAIRTIVDNSTPPPGLKVYVTGPAALTTDMNEAADKSMLIMMGVTGAVIMIMLLITYRSVSTMLLVLVMVGFEMGTARGVVAILGNYDLLGFSTFVVAMLSSLAIAAGTDYAIFLIGRYQEARQAGQDQETAYYTMFRGTAHIILGSGLTIAGATLCLHLARLSYFKALGIPSALGLLVVVAGALTAAPAVVVLATRFGLLEPKRAVKVRRWRRIGTATVRWPGAVLAASLGIAIIGIAIMPTMKVSYNDRFYIPADLPSNVGYAAAERHFTAATMNPDILMVESDHDMRNSGDMIILDKIAKDVFHSPGIAMVQSITRPLGGPIEHTSIPFQISAQSIPIQQNLQFMKDRTADMLTMSEDLGSMIGSMEHMRSLLGHMNNATHRMSTDMTDATATLNEIRDHLADFDDAIRPLRNYLYWDQHCFDIPACSAIRSVFDAIDGVDTFSDTMRTLTADVGNVDAIIPHMAAQFPPIIAVAKSMRASLLTMHSSFSNLVTQMAQMTDTASAMGQAFDASRSGDYFYLPPEAFQNKDFQRGLRLFLSPDGTAARFIITHDKDPATPAGISSVISELEAAHQAVKGTALTDAEFYLTGTAAIYRDIQSGSHYDLLIVGIAAVTLIFAVMMIITRALVASLVIVGTVLLSLGAAFGLSVLVWQHIFGLELNWIAPVFGLIILLAVGSDYNLLLVSRFQEEIGAGLKTGIIRSMGETGGVVTSAGLVFAFTMMSMAASDLSSIGQAGSTIGLGLLFDTLIVRSLMTPSIAGLLGPWFWWPLRVRTNPIPRRV, from the coding sequence ATGCGATTGGTTCGCAGATTCGCTATCCCCATTGTGCTGGCCTGGCTGCTACTGACCGTGGCGGTGAACCTGCTTGTACCGCCGATCGAGTCGGTGGCAAGAGATCATGCGGTGACGATGTCGCCGCATGACGCGCCGGCGATGATGGCGGCCAAGCACATCGGCGAGAAGTATCGCGAATCTGACTCCGACAGCATCGCCATGATCGTGCTGGAGGGCGACAAACCGCTCGGCGAATCGGCACGCCACTACTACGACAACCTGGTACGCGCGCTGCGGGCGGACACCGGCCACGTTCAGCATGTTCAGGACGTGTGGGGCGACCCACTGACGGCTTCCGGCGTTCAGAGCCGCGACGGTCAAGCCGCCTACGTACAGCTCAATCTGGCTGGTGACCAGGGCAGCACGCTCGGCAACAAGTCGGTGGCAGCGATCCGCACAATCGTGGACAACTCCACCCCACCGCCGGGCCTCAAGGTCTACGTCACCGGCCCGGCCGCACTGACGACAGACATGAATGAGGCCGCCGACAAAAGCATGCTGATCATGATGGGCGTGACCGGCGCAGTCATCATGATCATGCTCCTCATCACGTACCGCTCCGTCAGCACGATGCTGCTGGTTCTGGTCATGGTCGGCTTCGAGATGGGCACCGCCAGAGGTGTTGTCGCGATTCTCGGTAACTACGATCTCCTGGGATTCTCGACATTCGTGGTGGCCATGTTGTCCTCGTTGGCGATTGCCGCAGGAACCGACTACGCCATCTTTCTCATCGGCCGCTATCAGGAAGCGCGCCAAGCCGGCCAGGATCAAGAAACCGCGTACTACACCATGTTCCGGGGCACCGCCCACATCATCCTGGGCTCTGGTCTGACCATCGCCGGTGCAACACTGTGTCTGCATCTCGCGCGACTGTCGTACTTCAAGGCCCTCGGCATCCCATCCGCACTCGGGCTGCTCGTCGTTGTCGCAGGCGCCCTCACCGCGGCGCCCGCCGTCGTCGTCCTCGCAACCAGGTTCGGGCTGCTGGAACCCAAACGAGCCGTGAAAGTTCGACGGTGGCGGCGTATCGGCACCGCCACGGTGCGCTGGCCCGGCGCGGTGCTTGCCGCCTCGCTGGGCATAGCGATCATCGGTATCGCGATCATGCCGACCATGAAGGTCAGCTACAACGACCGGTTCTACATACCGGCCGACCTGCCCTCGAACGTCGGCTACGCGGCCGCAGAACGCCATTTCACCGCCGCCACAATGAATCCCGACATCCTGATGGTCGAGAGCGATCACGACATGCGCAACTCCGGCGACATGATCATCCTCGACAAGATCGCCAAAGACGTGTTCCATTCGCCGGGAATCGCCATGGTACAAAGCATCACCCGCCCCTTGGGCGGCCCGATTGAGCACACCTCCATCCCCTTCCAGATCAGTGCCCAGTCGATTCCGATCCAACAGAATCTTCAGTTCATGAAGGACCGTACAGCCGACATGCTCACCATGAGTGAGGATCTCGGCTCCATGATCGGCTCCATGGAACACATGCGATCCCTACTGGGCCACATGAACAACGCGACTCATCGCATGAGCACGGACATGACAGATGCGACGGCAACACTCAACGAGATTCGAGACCATCTGGCCGACTTCGACGACGCGATACGACCACTGCGCAACTATCTCTACTGGGATCAGCACTGTTTCGATATCCCGGCATGCTCTGCCATACGTTCGGTGTTCGACGCCATCGACGGTGTCGACACATTCAGCGACACGATGCGCACACTGACCGCAGACGTCGGAAACGTCGACGCAATCATTCCCCACATGGCGGCCCAATTCCCACCGATCATCGCCGTGGCCAAGTCCATGCGCGCGAGCCTGCTGACCATGCACAGCAGCTTCTCGAACCTGGTGACACAGATGGCGCAGATGACCGACACCGCTAGCGCGATGGGACAGGCCTTCGACGCCTCCCGAAGCGGCGACTACTTCTATCTACCGCCAGAAGCATTCCAGAATAAGGACTTTCAGCGCGGACTGAGACTGTTCCTGTCTCCCGACGGCACAGCCGCGCGCTTCATCATCACCCACGACAAGGACCCGGCCACCCCCGCAGGAATCTCCTCAGTCATCTCCGAGTTGGAAGCCGCCCATCAAGCCGTCAAGGGGACCGCCCTGACCGACGCGGAGTTCTACCTCACCGGCACCGCCGCGATCTACCGCGACATCCAATCCGGCTCTCACTATGACCTGTTGATCGTCGGAATCGCAGCCGTGACACTAATTTTCGCCGTGATGATGATCATCACGCGCGCGCTGGTCGCCTCACTGGTCATCGTCGGCACCGTACTGCTGTCCCTCGGCGCCGCATTCGGGCTCTCGGTGCTGGTGTGGCAACACATTTTCGGTCTTGAGCTCAACTGGATCGCTCCGGTCTTCGGACTGATCATCCTGCTGGCTGTCGGCTCCGACTACAACTTGCTTCTCGTATCCCGATTCCAGGAAGAGATCGGTGCGGGACTCAAGACCGGGATCATCCGTTCAATGGGAGAGACCGGCGGGGTCGTCACGTCCGCGGGGCTGGTATTCGCATTCACCATGATGTCCATGGCTGCAAGCGATTTGAGCTCGATCGGCCAGGCCGGAAGCACCATCGGTCTGGGCCTACTATTCGACACACTCATCGTGCGCTCACTGATGACCCCGTCCATAGCCGGGTTGCTCGGCCCATGGTTCTGGTGGCCGCTGAGAGTACGCACGAACCCTATACCCAGGAGGGTATAG
- a CDS encoding pyridoxamine 5'-phosphate oxidase family protein, whose translation MPRQFTEAERQEFLAAKHIAVLSVTADNGRPPASVPIWYDYVPGGNIRISTSAANRKARLIEQAGVVTLTVQHEELPYQYVIVEGSVVETAQPAPEAARVEIAIRYLGEEGGRDFVRSYDGGDNVLFTIRPDRWFTADFSDDL comes from the coding sequence ATGCCACGTCAGTTCACCGAAGCAGAACGTCAGGAATTTCTCGCGGCCAAGCACATCGCCGTGTTGTCGGTTACGGCCGACAACGGGCGCCCGCCGGCCAGCGTGCCGATCTGGTACGACTACGTCCCCGGTGGAAACATCCGCATCAGTACGAGTGCGGCGAATCGCAAGGCACGGCTGATCGAGCAGGCTGGGGTGGTGACGTTGACCGTCCAGCACGAAGAGCTGCCGTATCAGTACGTGATCGTCGAGGGCAGTGTCGTGGAAACTGCTCAGCCGGCCCCGGAGGCGGCGCGGGTGGAAATCGCCATCCGGTACCTCGGCGAGGAGGGCGGCCGCGATTTTGTGCGTAGCTACGACGGTGGAGACAACGTGCTGTTCACGATCCGTCCGGACCGCTGGTTCACCGCGGATTTCTCGGACGATCTCTGA
- a CDS encoding NAD(P)/FAD-dependent oxidoreductase — MSQSIDTELSVDTIVVGGGMSGASIAYELAEYQTVALLERESTLAFHTTGRSAATFIENYGNPVIRMLTAASRDFFTEPREGFDAQLATPLPLLIIADDTHAETLRQLHDQALLQGCHTELVDGAVAEEINPYLRPGHTRLATIDPTPMELDVHGLHQGYVRGLRRRGGSIVKSAPIVSSTRRQGRWILRDSSGRQFEAATVVNAAGAWCDEVAQAMGAHPVGIMPLRRTAFMVSAPQERSAGSIPMTLDTSDTFYFKPDGAQFLCSPADETLQAPGDPRPDELEMARAIGMINEATTLGIRTVNSAWAGLRSFTPDRTPVVGEDPDIEGFFWYAAQGGYGIQMAPALARVGAALAARSPVPEDLAARGLDVAMLSPGRESLRARH; from the coding sequence GTGAGCCAGTCCATCGATACCGAACTCTCCGTCGACACCATTGTCGTGGGAGGCGGGATGTCAGGTGCGTCGATTGCCTACGAGTTGGCCGAATATCAAACCGTCGCACTGCTGGAACGCGAATCGACCCTGGCGTTTCACACCACCGGAAGGTCTGCGGCCACCTTCATCGAGAACTACGGAAATCCCGTCATCCGTATGTTGACGGCGGCGAGCCGCGACTTCTTCACCGAACCCCGCGAGGGCTTCGATGCTCAGCTCGCCACACCCTTGCCGCTGCTGATCATCGCCGATGACACGCATGCGGAGACGCTGCGCCAACTACATGATCAGGCCCTGCTCCAGGGGTGTCACACGGAATTGGTCGACGGTGCGGTCGCCGAGGAGATCAACCCGTACCTACGTCCCGGGCACACCCGATTGGCGACGATCGATCCGACTCCGATGGAGCTGGACGTGCACGGGCTGCACCAGGGCTACGTGCGCGGGCTGCGCCGCCGTGGCGGAAGCATCGTCAAGTCGGCGCCCATCGTGAGTAGCACCCGCCGTCAGGGCAGGTGGATCCTGCGGGACTCGTCCGGACGACAATTTGAAGCGGCCACCGTCGTGAACGCCGCCGGTGCCTGGTGCGATGAAGTCGCGCAGGCCATGGGCGCGCACCCGGTGGGGATCATGCCGCTTCGACGTACCGCCTTCATGGTGTCCGCGCCGCAGGAGAGGTCTGCCGGCTCGATTCCTATGACACTGGACACCTCAGACACCTTCTATTTCAAACCCGACGGCGCCCAGTTCCTGTGCTCGCCCGCCGACGAGACGCTTCAGGCACCCGGAGACCCCCGACCCGACGAGCTGGAGATGGCGCGGGCGATCGGGATGATCAACGAGGCCACCACCCTCGGTATCCGGACGGTGAACTCCGCATGGGCGGGGTTGCGGTCCTTCACCCCCGATCGCACGCCGGTTGTCGGGGAAGACCCGGATATCGAGGGCTTTTTCTGGTACGCCGCCCAAGGTGGTTATGGCATCCAGATGGCCCCGGCGCTCGCGCGAGTTGGTGCCGCACTGGCCGCGCGCAGCCCGGTTCCGGAGGATCTGGCCGCCCGCGGACTGGACGTCGCAATGCTGTCGCCCGGTCGCGAGTCGCTGCGCGCCCGCCACTAG
- a CDS encoding NAD(P)/FAD-dependent oxidoreductase, with protein sequence MKKKVVILGAGIGGLSAINEFRQSQVPLGDLDITIVDEDFAHFLGFTLPWVMRGWRDAASVPIRPSSEALSGITTVTGSVIGIDPTARTVTLSDASTLDFDALIVATGAHNALDKIPGLSEAVARGEAVHYYGVDAAGDARRALEHFSGSKIVFLVTSQPYRCPIAPYEGALLASDFLNDKNMRSDVDISVYTPEKHPMPSAGPYAGPQLVQLLRDNDITFHGEHTTERVDPDRKVVVFADGTTVSFDLLVFVPPHEPSVTIDGPEWIGVDAQTMQTPYEGIWAIGDTVSVTSPSGRPLPKAAIFAKNGAKAAAQNVLHYLERSDRTAVLSGLGYCYLDTGQHRAAQGKGDFFTLPHPEITLTEPSTGQHRDKQEEEAQWRDMWESRSGA encoded by the coding sequence ATGAAAAAGAAGGTTGTCATCCTGGGTGCCGGAATCGGCGGTCTGAGCGCGATCAACGAATTCCGTCAGTCGCAGGTGCCACTGGGCGACCTCGACATCACCATCGTTGACGAAGACTTCGCGCACTTTCTGGGATTTACCTTGCCGTGGGTCATGAGGGGCTGGCGCGACGCGGCTAGTGTGCCGATACGGCCCAGCTCTGAGGCGCTGTCGGGGATAACCACTGTCACCGGCTCCGTCATCGGCATCGATCCCACTGCGCGCACCGTAACCCTTTCCGATGCATCGACTCTGGACTTTGACGCGCTCATCGTCGCCACCGGCGCGCACAATGCCCTCGACAAGATTCCGGGCCTGAGCGAAGCAGTAGCACGAGGTGAGGCGGTGCACTACTACGGTGTCGATGCGGCCGGCGATGCCAGGCGCGCTCTGGAGCATTTCTCGGGAAGCAAGATCGTCTTCCTGGTGACTTCACAGCCTTACCGTTGTCCGATAGCACCCTACGAAGGAGCCCTGCTGGCCTCGGACTTCTTGAACGACAAGAACATGCGATCGGATGTCGATATCAGCGTGTACACGCCGGAGAAGCACCCGATGCCCTCAGCCGGCCCCTACGCGGGACCGCAACTGGTGCAATTACTCAGGGACAACGACATCACCTTTCATGGTGAACACACCACAGAACGTGTTGACCCGGATAGAAAGGTCGTCGTATTCGCCGACGGCACCACAGTGAGCTTCGACCTGTTGGTGTTCGTGCCGCCTCACGAGCCGTCTGTCACTATCGACGGGCCGGAATGGATCGGCGTCGACGCGCAGACCATGCAAACGCCCTACGAGGGCATCTGGGCTATCGGCGACACCGTGTCGGTGACATCACCCTCCGGCAGGCCACTACCGAAGGCCGCCATCTTCGCCAAGAACGGTGCAAAAGCGGCTGCCCAAAACGTACTTCACTACCTTGAGAGGTCCGACCGGACCGCGGTACTTTCGGGACTGGGGTACTGCTACCTCGACACCGGGCAGCATCGTGCGGCACAGGGTAAAGGCGACTTCTTCACACTGCCGCATCCAGAGATCACACTCACCGAACCTTCCACCGGCCAGCATCGTGACAAGCAAGAAGAGGAAGCGCAATGGCGTGACATGTGGGAGTCACGCTCCGGAGCTTGA
- a CDS encoding metal-sensitive transcriptional regulator: MIDDQDSITAILSRLRRAQGQLNGVINMIENGRDCKDVVTQLAAVSRALDRAGFKIVATGLRECITADRNGDTAPMTEAELEKLFLALA, translated from the coding sequence ATGATCGACGATCAAGACAGCATCACCGCGATCCTCAGCAGACTGCGCCGGGCACAGGGTCAGCTCAACGGCGTCATCAACATGATCGAGAACGGACGCGACTGCAAAGACGTCGTGACTCAGCTGGCTGCCGTATCACGAGCCCTCGACCGCGCAGGGTTCAAGATCGTCGCCACCGGGCTGCGGGAATGCATCACCGCCGATCGCAATGGCGACACCGCGCCCATGACCGAGGCCGAGCTCGAGAAACTGTTTCTCGCCCTGGCGTGA
- a CDS encoding glycoside hydrolase family 16 protein, whose amino-acid sequence MVNMDRRRMMAFSGLGMLAAAASMPQAWAQPAPQNPPNRPPAAPPTGKYVFVDEFDGPAGSAPDGSKWAVSKARESMKDPTFWELPENVGQYRDDRKNVYIDGNSNLVIKAAKEGNTYYGGKIYSTTELGIGYTWEARIKFNCLTPGAWPAFWLGSDQDGEIDIVEWYGNGSWPAATTVHAKANGSEWKTHNLTLDSGWHTWRTQWDDKGIRFWRDYTDGAAPYFDVPANSLADWPFNNPGHKAFAVLNLAVAGSGGGDPRGGTYPAEMLVDWIRVW is encoded by the coding sequence ATGGTGAACATGGATCGGCGCCGGATGATGGCGTTCTCAGGGCTTGGCATGTTGGCAGCAGCGGCTTCTATGCCGCAGGCGTGGGCGCAACCGGCACCACAGAACCCACCCAACCGGCCGCCAGCGGCACCCCCCACCGGCAAGTACGTCTTCGTCGATGAGTTCGACGGCCCAGCCGGGTCGGCGCCCGACGGGTCCAAATGGGCTGTGTCGAAGGCTCGCGAGTCCATGAAGGACCCGACCTTTTGGGAGCTCCCCGAGAACGTCGGCCAGTACCGTGACGACCGCAAGAACGTCTACATCGACGGCAACTCGAATCTGGTCATCAAGGCCGCCAAGGAAGGCAATACCTACTACGGCGGCAAGATCTACAGCACCACCGAACTTGGCATCGGCTACACCTGGGAAGCGCGCATCAAGTTCAACTGCCTGACCCCGGGCGCGTGGCCCGCGTTCTGGCTCGGCAGCGACCAGGACGGTGAGATCGACATCGTCGAGTGGTACGGCAACGGCAGTTGGCCGGCCGCAACTACGGTGCACGCCAAGGCAAACGGCTCGGAATGGAAGACCCACAACCTGACCCTGGACAGCGGCTGGCACACCTGGCGCACCCAGTGGGACGACAAGGGGATTCGCTTCTGGCGGGACTACACCGACGGGGCGGCGCCGTACTTCGATGTCCCGGCCAACTCCCTGGCGGACTGGCCGTTCAACAATCCCGGGCACAAGGCTTTCGCGGTGCTGAACCTGGCCGTGGCCGGATCCGGCGGTGGTGATCCGCGCGGCGGCACCTACCCCGCGGAGATGCTCGTCGACTGGATCAGGGTCTGGTAG
- a CDS encoding mycothiol-dependent nitroreductase Rv2466c family protein has product MSTDSGSAQADTFDVRVWLDPVCPFSWNTARWLDTVADRSGLSIDWQLMNLAVLNEGRALPPAQQARMDDSRQVGRLMAAVHRELGQQGLRTAYFSFGELYFDESMPVGAHLVDRVLAAVTPHGVSRESLSDGSLDALVRSSHESGQQALGDVGGSPLLQINGRTFFGPVLTALPEHGNARALFDAVIVLAGVPEFTQLQRPRPAH; this is encoded by the coding sequence ATGTCCACAGACAGTGGTTCTGCACAAGCCGACACGTTCGATGTGAGGGTGTGGCTCGACCCGGTATGCCCGTTCTCCTGGAATACCGCGCGATGGCTGGACACAGTCGCGGACCGGTCGGGCCTGTCGATCGATTGGCAGCTGATGAACCTCGCCGTCTTGAATGAGGGTAGGGCGCTCCCGCCCGCACAACAAGCACGCATGGATGACTCGCGACAGGTGGGTCGACTGATGGCCGCCGTCCATCGTGAGTTGGGTCAGCAGGGCCTGCGCACCGCGTACTTCAGCTTCGGTGAACTGTATTTCGATGAGTCGATGCCCGTCGGCGCACATCTGGTGGACCGGGTACTGGCAGCGGTCACACCCCACGGGGTGTCACGTGAATCGCTATCGGACGGTTCCCTCGATGCACTGGTCCGTTCCTCTCATGAGTCCGGGCAGCAGGCGTTGGGAGACGTCGGCGGCAGCCCGTTGTTGCAGATCAACGGCCGCACGTTCTTCGGCCCTGTGTTGACGGCGTTACCGGAGCACGGCAACGCGCGCGCGCTTTTTGACGCGGTCATCGTGCTGGCGGGTGTGCCGGAGTTCACCCAGTTGCAGCGTCCGCGCCCGGCGCATTAG
- a CDS encoding MmpS family transport accessory protein, whose translation MRRAWVALVVACAVGVGAIAVNHLRGAFGSEPIFSATGSSAQPLAPSTIKHVRYEIYGPTGTRGAVSYLDKDAQPRSADFASLPWTYTIETTVPAVIASVVAQGNSAAIGCRITVNGRIEDDRSADGHRAQISCLVKAA comes from the coding sequence ATGCGGCGCGCGTGGGTTGCGTTGGTTGTCGCATGTGCAGTGGGTGTCGGCGCAATCGCCGTGAATCACCTGCGCGGAGCGTTCGGCTCCGAACCCATATTCTCCGCCACCGGCAGCAGTGCACAGCCACTCGCGCCGTCCACGATCAAGCACGTGCGATACGAGATCTACGGCCCCACCGGCACCAGGGGTGCGGTGAGCTACCTGGACAAGGACGCTCAACCACGGTCCGCTGATTTCGCCAGTTTGCCCTGGACCTACACAATCGAAACTACCGTACCGGCGGTGATTGCCAGCGTTGTGGCGCAAGGCAATAGCGCCGCGATTGGGTGCCGGATCACCGTGAACGGCCGAATCGAAGATGATCGGTCTGCCGACGGGCACCGCGCCCAGATCTCCTGCCTGGTGAAAGCCGCATGA
- the ppc gene encoding phosphoenolpyruvate carboxylase yields MAEVTDLAPIGAVTRTQVGREATEPMREDIRLLGTILGLTVREQCGDEVFELVERARVESFRVRRSEIDRAELAQLFDGVDIHRAIPVIRAFTHFALLANVAEDIHRERRRAVHVAAGAPPQDSSLAATYLKLDAAQLASDRVAHALTGALVSPVITAHPTETRRRTVFDTQHRITELMRLRMQGLTQTETGRDIERELQRHILTLWQTALIRLSRLKIQDEIAVGLRYYPASFFEVIPEINAEIRTALRRRWPDAELLSEPILRPGSWIGGDRDGNPNVTAEVVHLATSSAAQTAIAYYFEQLVALEQELSLSVRLVTVSADLIALAEQGGETDRADEPYRRALRVIHARLTATAATIFDQLPEHGLDLGLIPYRAPDELLRDLDIVDASLRAHGSVVLADDRLRALRESVHVFGFHLSGLDMRQNSDIHEEVISELLAWAGVHSDYRSLSEPRRIEVLVAELRTRRPLIGEGAELSELARKELDIVAAAARAVQTYGPRAVPNYIISMCQSVSDMLEAAILLKEAGLLDASRPRPFCPVGIVPLFETIDDLQRGSAILEAALELPLYRALVAARGESQEVMLGYSDSNKDGGYLAANWALYRAELDLVESARRNGIRLRLFHGRGGTVGRGGGPSYDAILAQPPGAVSGSLRITEQGEVIAAKYAEPRAAHRNLETLLAATLESTLLDVEGLGEAAGAAYEILDDLAARAQRTYRELVHETPGFVEYFKASTPVNEIGALNIGSRPTSRKPTTSIADLRAIPWVLAWSQSRVMLPGWYGTGAAIEQWIAEGDGRLEVLQQLYRRWPFFQTVLSNMAQVLAKSDMGLAARYAELVDDEALRHRVFDKIVAEHDRTIAMHQLITGHEDLLADNPALARSVFNRFPYLEPLNHLQVELLRRYRSGDQDELVQRGILLTMSGLATALRNSG; encoded by the coding sequence ATGGCTGAGGTTACGGATCTTGCACCGATAGGCGCCGTCACCCGGACACAGGTGGGCCGGGAGGCCACCGAGCCGATGCGTGAAGACATCCGGCTGCTGGGCACCATCTTGGGTCTTACGGTGCGTGAGCAGTGCGGCGACGAAGTCTTCGAGCTCGTGGAGCGGGCGCGAGTGGAGTCGTTCCGGGTGCGCCGATCAGAGATCGATCGCGCCGAACTGGCGCAGCTGTTCGACGGCGTCGACATCCACCGAGCCATCCCCGTCATTCGGGCATTCACCCATTTCGCGCTGCTGGCCAATGTGGCCGAGGACATCCATCGAGAGCGCCGGCGGGCCGTGCACGTCGCTGCGGGCGCACCACCGCAGGACAGTAGCTTAGCCGCCACGTACCTCAAACTCGATGCCGCACAACTTGCTTCGGATCGCGTTGCGCACGCTCTCACCGGCGCGCTGGTGTCGCCGGTTATTACCGCTCACCCGACGGAGACCCGCCGTCGTACCGTGTTCGACACCCAACATCGCATCACCGAGCTCATGCGGCTGCGTATGCAGGGACTGACGCAGACCGAAACCGGCCGGGATATCGAGCGCGAACTTCAGCGGCACATTCTCACGCTGTGGCAGACGGCATTGATCCGGTTGTCCCGGTTGAAGATTCAAGACGAAATCGCCGTGGGGCTGCGTTACTACCCGGCCTCGTTCTTCGAGGTGATACCTGAGATCAACGCCGAGATCCGCACGGCGCTACGCCGCCGGTGGCCGGATGCCGAGTTACTCAGCGAGCCGATTCTGCGACCCGGATCGTGGATCGGTGGTGACCGGGACGGAAATCCGAACGTCACCGCCGAGGTAGTGCATCTTGCGACAAGCAGTGCCGCACAGACGGCGATCGCCTACTACTTCGAACAATTGGTGGCACTGGAGCAGGAGCTCTCGTTATCGGTCCGCCTGGTCACGGTTTCTGCCGATCTGATCGCATTGGCCGAGCAGGGCGGCGAAACCGACCGGGCAGACGAGCCCTACCGCCGCGCACTACGCGTCATCCATGCGCGCCTTACCGCGACGGCCGCGACCATCTTTGACCAACTGCCGGAGCACGGCCTGGATCTAGGCCTGATTCCGTACCGCGCACCGGACGAACTACTACGAGACCTCGATATCGTGGATGCGTCGTTGCGTGCGCACGGCAGCGTAGTGCTGGCGGACGATCGACTACGTGCGTTGCGAGAATCCGTTCATGTCTTCGGTTTTCATCTCAGTGGGCTGGACATGCGGCAGAACTCGGATATCCACGAAGAGGTGATCTCCGAGTTACTTGCCTGGGCCGGTGTGCATTCCGACTACCGATCGCTCTCGGAGCCTCGGCGCATCGAGGTACTTGTCGCCGAGCTACGCACCCGGCGGCCCCTGATCGGCGAGGGCGCCGAGCTCTCCGAGCTTGCCCGCAAGGAACTCGATATCGTCGCCGCTGCCGCGCGGGCGGTTCAGACCTACGGGCCCCGGGCGGTTCCCAACTACATCATCTCGATGTGCCAATCGGTTTCGGACATGCTGGAAGCGGCAATTCTCTTGAAGGAAGCGGGATTGCTGGACGCTTCACGACCACGACCATTCTGTCCGGTGGGCATCGTGCCGCTGTTCGAGACCATTGACGACCTGCAACGTGGTTCCGCCATTCTTGAAGCAGCCCTGGAACTTCCGCTTTACCGGGCCCTGGTGGCTGCTCGAGGCGAGAGCCAGGAGGTTATGCTCGGGTACTCGGACTCCAACAAGGACGGCGGCTATCTGGCCGCCAACTGGGCTCTGTACCGCGCCGAACTAGACCTGGTGGAATCTGCCCGCAGGAACGGAATTCGGCTGCGGCTCTTCCACGGTCGTGGCGGTACCGTGGGACGGGGCGGTGGTCCGAGTTACGACGCCATCTTGGCCCAACCGCCTGGGGCGGTATCCGGATCGCTTCGTATCACCGAGCAGGGTGAGGTGATCGCCGCCAAGTACGCCGAACCACGTGCGGCCCACCGCAACCTCGAGACGCTGCTGGCCGCAACGCTGGAGTCGACACTGCTCGACGTCGAAGGACTAGGAGAGGCGGCCGGCGCGGCCTACGAAATACTCGATGACCTTGCCGCGCGCGCCCAACGTACCTACCGCGAACTGGTGCACGAGACACCAGGTTTTGTCGAGTATTTCAAGGCATCGACACCGGTCAACGAGATCGGTGCACTCAATATCGGCAGTCGGCCAACCTCCCGTAAGCCCACCACATCGATCGCCGACCTGCGCGCCATCCCATGGGTTTTGGCCTGGAGCCAGTCGCGGGTGATGCTGCCCGGCTGGTACGGGACGGGAGCCGCGATCGAACAGTGGATCGCCGAAGGCGACGGACGACTTGAGGTGCTGCAACAGCTCTACCGCCGATGGCCGTTCTTTCAGACGGTCCTGTCCAACATGGCCCAGGTGCTGGCCAAGTCAGACATGGGGTTAGCAGCCCGCTACGCCGAACTCGTCGACGACGAAGCGTTGCGGCACCGGGTTTTCGACAAGATCGTGGCCGAGCACGACAGAACCATTGCCATGCATCAATTGATCACCGGGCATGAGGATCTGCTTGCAGACAACCCGGCGCTGGCACGTTCGGTGTTCAACCGCTTTCCGTACCTGGAGCCCCTCAACCACCTACAGGTGGAACTGCTGCGCCGGTACCGGTCCGGCGATCAGGACGAGTTGGTGCAGCGCGGCATACTGCTCACGATGAGCGGTCTGGCCACCGCGCTGCGCAACAGCGGCTGA